The DNA window aaggagaagcaggagaaagaaTTGTTACAAAAAcctagaggagggggcagctaggtggagcagtggataaagcactggccctggagtcaggaggacttgagttcaaatccagtctcagacacttgacactagctgtgtgaccctgggcaaatcacttaaccctcattgccccaccaaaaaaaaaaaaccccataaaaccaaaaccaaaaccctagaggagagagaatatacaAAAGAGGATGATCGACATTATGGAAggcttcagagaggttaagaaggatgaggattggcggctaggtggcgaagtggatagagcaccggccctggagtcaggagtacctgagttcaaatctggcctcagacacttaacacttactagctgtgtgaccctgggcaagtcacttaaccccaattgcctcactttaaaaaaggatgaggattaGGAAATGGCCATTATTAAATTTGTCCATTAAAAGGtcattggtgggggcagctaggtggcacagtggatagagcaccagccctggattcagaaggacttgagttcaaatctggcctctgacacttaacaattactagctatgtgaccctgggcaagttacttaatcccaaatgcctcacaaaaaaaaaataggtcattggtgactttggagagagcagattCAGCTGAATGATTTCATTGGAAAACATACTACAGAGGGTTTACAACTGACTGAGAGGAGAAGAGGTAGAGACACTGGTTATATAGACAGTTTTCTCAAGAGTTTAGCCAAGAAAGCAAGGAGATATAGCTAGCAGGTATGAACAGATCAAGTTGAGGATTCTTTGAGAATGAATATGTGTGTGGGTGAAGAGAAGAAGACAGTACataggaaagattgaagattagagattGGGGATGCTTAAAAGAGGCAATCTACTGGACAAACTGGAAGGAATGAGATCAAAGATGCATGTAGAAGGGTTTGCCTTGGAAAGAGAAGGGCTCTCTCTTCATGAGAAGCAGAGGTGAAAGAGAAGATAGTGGGGGAAGATGTTTGAGTGATGTAAGATGAGAAGAGGAAGCTCTCACAAAACAGACTCTGAATTAGGTTTGGAAAGGACCATCAGCTGGGTCACAGGTCATCAAAATTCTAATCatgttttcaatcttttttttttaatgagccaTAATCTCAacagatcctcacaacaatcctgtaaggtaaggcaaggtttattttttaaattcattaattaattttttagtgaggcaattgggattaagtgacttgcccagggtcacacagctagtgttaagtgtttgaggttggatttgaactcaggtcctcctgactccagggccagtgctttatccactttgacacctagcagCCCCAGGCAAGGTTCATTATTACCATttgaaggatgaggaaactgaggttgagaaaatTTAAACTAAAAGTCTCTttctgggggctgctaggtggcgcagtggataaagcaccggccctggagtcaggaggacctgagttcaaatacgacctcagacacttgccacttactagctgtgtgacctcgggcaagtcacttgacaacTCATTGCTCCAGGGGGGAAAAAGTCTCTTGCCCAAAGATAAAAGTCCAATAAAGGTAGAGCCAGATTTAGAACCTTTGTCTGACAAAGTCTGAaactttttgtgaggcaataatgattgatgaaattaaaataataataataataattagcattcacatagcactttaagggttgcaaaatgcctgacaaatattatcttattttatcctcaaaagcctggaaggtaggtacAATCAAAATAGGTATATCCTGGTCACTTCATTTCATAAGACTTCAAATTGTCCTATAAATACTGGAATCTGGACAATAGTCCTAAGAACCAGTGTTCAGAGTATATATTTGTAGGTAGGAATATCTTTTGCAATTGAAGAATAGTTAGATCACTTAAGGAAATACCAAGTTCAAGATGTTATTGCTTTTGTGTATATGGATTGAAGTAATGAGGACAGAATTTTACATCCACTTAGTTTATACTGCTTATTTAGATAGGTTGTGCTGAACAAAAACAACTTGTATAGTGAATTAAATTTGTTTATAATAGCCACATTATTTAGaattgggagagggaagaatttggTAGTGATAAAAAAGATTTATAGGCTGCTTCTTAATGAGGTGCTAATATTCAGTGAAGCACTTACCACATCattggcactcaataaatgtttaattggaaatgaacaggcagcaattactattttttttaataaaaaggttCACAAATAGGTTTTGAAAAGAAGGCAAAATGTACCATACATCCAGGAAGAAATGTCTATTTTATAATCCCTTAAAAGGCTATGGCATGGTTGGAATACATTTGTATTCAtttgtgacattttaaaagtttgagacataatttctgggtaattaattgttttattaataatgatagcattttattaataaaagaggtcagtggtACTCTTTAatgccaaagacaatcatggtggttCATGGCTTACATGCCCTTGTAAGATTAGGTTTTGCTGaggatggcaatcaactctgattcgttaacaattaatgaaagaatgaagattTCGATTTTATGAGGAAACAACTATTTTTTCCAGGTGctatgggggatacaaagaacaaTGAAGGGTCATTTAAGGAATTAACTGTCTAGTTGAGGAAGAAAGTCATACCTAGGTGTTACTGGAAAAATCTTCCCACTGAGTTCATGTGATAGGTAACTGCAGCCTAAGAACACTATCATAACATAGAGATTCCAGAAGTTAAAACCTAAGTTTTATTATGTTTAAGTGCAGGTTTAAGTACAGAACTCTGAAAAAATAGCCCAGAATCCCTAGGAAGGTTCTAACAAAGCTTAAATCATCTAAAATTACATCAGAGATAGGGAAATAATTTTAGACATATAGCAATCTCATGTATCCTCTTAGGCCATAAAAGTTGAAAGAAGTTAAAACAGAATCATACTCTCATatttttgttcatccttcattctcaaagaggaccaatgacatcatgaaagATGGGCTTCtgagtgagttggatttaagtgaggcagagctgtgttcagcctcactctctccttcctagtcatctgagtccagtggcaagacaagagtcaagaCCACTGTCCATAACCCAAGACACACAAATTTGGCCTTATTCCCTAACCGTGTGAtgcctcagcaagtcatttaagcagGATCACAacgttttcccaggagttttttaAGCAAATAACAGCAGTACTAACCCAGGAGTTGATATCCTAGGATTTATCAAACATTGTGCTCTTATGCTGTCATCTTGTTTACATAATCTCATACATCCtctaagaaaacaaatttaattacatattaaaattaaGAGAGATTTGCATGTCACACAGATGACCACAGGGCTGGAGCCAAGGGGATATTTCCATAAATTGTTGtcgttgttcagttatgtctctttgtgacctcagttgggattttcttggcaaagatacttgagtggtttcccatttccttctctggttcattttacagatgaagaaactgaggcaaacagggttaagtgacttgcccagggtcacacagctagtaagagtccgAGACCAGAtaaaaactcaggttttcttgattccagacaAGGAGCTctctctgtgccatctagctacttaTTTCGCATATCTGtacatttaattaataaaacaagggtgattttttttctctctgtcagtacctcataggaaaaaatgtaaatttgtcagacaattaacaatcatttaaGCACCTACTCAGGGGGGAAGcaatgttctaagcactgggaataaaaggaaaaaaaaatacagtccctgttCCCACAGTCTAAACtaattgtttatttttcaatttcataaTCCTAGGCCACACTACACCATACGActaattgttctttttaaaaaatgtgaccctgggcaagtcacttaacccctactgcccaccaaaaacaaaacaaaaacaaaacaacaaaaaatattttaattgataaaTTTTGATTTGACAAAACTAACACTTTCTAAAATGTCCAAAgtaatcctttctctttttttttttagcggggcaatgggggttaagtgacttgcccagggtcacacagctagtaagtgtcaagtgtctgaggctggattcaaactcaggacctcctgaatccagagccagtgctctatgcacagcgccacctagctgcccctaaagtaatACTTTGACAAAGTCCATCATCTCAAAAAACACTAAAGTAAAACCAGCTAATAGAGTTACTGTGATTATAGTACATGTCACTTTCTATTTTTGTAGTTCAGAAAGGGGTGACGTGGATGCTTTAACTTTAGAGCTTGTTATCagtcaatattttcattttaatttgaccTGAGTCTTGTTGCCTTTTCAAGGCTGTCTTTATTtgtattgttgtagtcattgcataTGTTGTTTTTTGGGCTTTACTTTAttatgcatcatttcatacaaaaataatagctgatatttttaGGTctctttcaggtttgcaaagcactttacctacaTTATGTTGGTTGAGGCTCACAAACACCCTGTGAGACAGATATTATCATCACCCTGAATtttacagagaagttaaatgacttggggcAGAtgggtagtgtagtggatagggcacaagggcctggagtcaggaagacctgaattcaaattcagcctcagatttttgctagctgtgtgaccctgagaaagtcacttaagccctatttgcctcagttcctcatctataaaatggggacacactggagaagaaatggtaaaccactccagtatctttgccaagaaaactccatggacttTGCCCATGGGATCCTGTAGAGTTagacatgaccaaacaacagcaacaacaaataaatgacttaaccatggtcaaacagctaacaaaggtgactgaggcaggatttaaagccAGCCCAATATTCATTATGGCTTGCTGCATCTCTTCCCATGTTTTCTGAAACGTTCATATCAGCCATTCCTTATGGAGCAATGACTGCTCCATTGCATGCACGttgaatttgttcagccatctccTAATCACTGGTGACAGGTTTTATTTGTTCTATGTATTCATCTAGTATCATGCTTCTCATTTGGTTTCTTGGACCTTGGTTTCAGGAATATCATAACGTCCTCCTTTTTAACTATTTAGAACAATGCTCCTTTACTGAGGGACATTCTTCCAACATGATGAAGAAAGGGCAAATGTCTGACAGAAAGAAGCAACCTGTGGCACCTTTACAAAGTAACTGAAAGTAGGAAACAGCTTAGACATAATTGTTTATAGTTTAAAAAGGGAAGTGGAGACTGAAGAAAATTTGTGAGTAGtttaagaaaggaaagagtttGGGGTCCTCCTAGAAACCTTGAGTTAGCCTGGCTTTATAAATACTGTTTGAAGGGAAGGAATCCTTCAGTAGCAGAGCAGTCAGCAGAGAAAAAAGATtacacattttaaagatgtgggTAGCACTGGAAAAAGTGATTCATAAAAGGGGGATttgaaggtgagagagagaggatatttttaaaaagctgagtttgggggtagctgggtggtgcagtggataaagtaccagccctggattcaggaggacctgagttcaaatgtggcctcagacattcgacacctattagctgtgtgacacttactagctgtgtgaccctgggcaagtcacttaaccctcattgccccccccccctcccccaagctgtTAATTTCTCTTAGAGATATTTCTTTCCCACAAACCTTTCTTGCacgtcattttatttatttatttattttgcggggcaatgagggttaagtgacttgcccggggtcacacagcttatagtgtcaagtgtcagaagtcCGATTTGAACTCCGCGgctcctcctggatccagggccggtgctttatccactgccacctagctggcccccttgcacatcatttaaaaaaaaaaaaggtctataaAGTCGATTTTCCTCAGAAGGGAAggaatacttattttattttatttatttttttggtgaggcaattggggggttaagtgacttgcccagggtcacacagctagtaagtgttaaactcaggccctcctgactccagggccagtgttctagccactgcaccacctagctgccccaagaatacttattttaaaatagtattaatttttctttaaacattcTAAAACTATATAGAGCAGTGAAAGCCTTCTCCCCCACGACTCCCCTCCCTcaatattatagatgaggaaacagatccaaATAATTAAGTGATAGGCTACAAGTGTTgcagctggattcaaatccagcaccTGGGACATGAAATTCAACATTCTTCCTGTTACCCTTTTGTATGAAATCTCAGACATCTATGCATTTCTCACCCAGCAGCACTCATTTTGTACTTCTTTAGGCTTCTCCAActccagccccacccccttttctttgGAGTGTAGGCcgtcttccccccacccccccattagattgtaaactcctcgagggcagaaattgtctttctttttcaaatttcgCATTCCCAGGATTTAGCACCACAATGCCTGGTACCTTATAggaacttaaatgtttattgattattgaaaTCCAAGAACTACCTCTGTTCAATTCTGGCCCGTTAAACCCTACCGCTGTAAGGGATTTATCCACTAGGTGCCTTATTAATGGGATCCCGGATTTAGAACGGGTAGGGAGGGGgccagctagttggcgcagtggttagagcaccggctctggagtcgggaggacctgagttcaaatcaggcctcagacacttaacacttactagctgtgtgaccctgggcaagtcacttaaccccaattacctcaccaaccccccccccccaaacaaacaaacaaaaaacctggtaGGGATTACCTTGGAGGTAATCTAAtgcaatctcattttacagataaggatgtGTTCAACTCAAATCATTATTATAattgaaaagaagaataaaataaagatgtatctTGTCTTATTAAGCAGATAATGGAGATCTggaggcaaaggaattggattcCAGCTCCATTATTTACTACCTGTGACCCTTTCAAATATTAAATCTCATGAGCTCTATGTGTGTTTCTGAAATGTTTTGCGTAAAGAAAATCTCAAAATTATCTTTTGAATGCACTTTGGGGAGTTGCTATTTAAAGAGGAACCGTGGGAATATTATGCTTTTGGAAGGAAAGTAATTGCTCCTTCATTTAACTGTTTTCTAAGTTTGGATTTCTGTGTTGTGGTTTTTCTTAAGCAAAGGCATATTTGTATCTTGAAATGACATCCGTGTTTGTGTTTCAAACAGctcaaaacactttacattcaTGAACTTAACACCTTCCCCTACCTACATATATGGAAGCTATTTAAATAGCTccacttaaaataaaatttaaaaaaagcaaaatccaGTCGCAGTGAAGCGATTTGCCTACGAGCACATGCAAGTGCAACTAGAACCCAGATGTCCCAGCTGAGGACATTCTCTAGTACATACAGCGATGATGTCATTTAGGTGTAGAATCCGGAAGAGATTTGCTGTTCAGAAAATTCTAGGACTGGCAAATGACCCCGAAGTATTTTGGTCTTGTGACACATCAAACTGCAATGACCCACACTAGCAGAGCAAGACTCCTCGGCACTAAGAGCGGCTCCTCCACGCTGAGGTTTTGCTGTACTTTGTGCAGAATTGCCGTGACAATAAGCACCGTAGACCAAGCACTAACAGCCTCGGTGCGGGACCCCACTAGGCGACAAGCAGCTGATGAGAACTTTGCGGGAGGCCTCCCCTTTATTTACCCAGGGAGACGCAGAAGTTGGTCGGGATTTACCCAAGTTCCCAGGGACTAGGTGCTTGTACCTAGACAGGTGCTAGGGTCTGGCAGGTAAGGGGACAATGAATAAGAGTGCGGAGTTGTGTTCCCACGCCTCGGATCAGCTACAAAACCGACTTAAGCCGTCCCTTAAAATGGAATGACTGCCGGAGGAGgcggggatggggggaggggaaaagggtggagggagagggaaagggtgtGGGTCCCGGGTAcagtgtggggggaggggcaccGTCAGGAAGCGAGTCCTAGCCCTGCCccgagagttggaaaggaccctaGTCCTGCGTGCCTTCCCCACTCTGTTGCAGgagaggaaaccaaggtccagggAGGTTTAAATGACAGCCAAAGagtcaggattcgaactcaggcttCTCTGCCTCCAATGCTCTTTTTAGTGACCCAGTTGGCCTCCCCCCATGTCTCTTTGAAGGACACTTACATATTgctggggtttttggggggtgagTGGGGGTGGCAGCGGCTGGGGAACCACCGTTAGGAGCGCCGGCTTTGGCTTTGGAAATCCAACCGTGTCCAGTACACACCTGAACACACTCCCAAGCGTACGAACAGGCAAACAAAGGGCTGGGCTGGCGCTGGCTTTCCCCCGCCTCCTCCGAGAACGCCCGAGCTCCCAGAGAGGTGACACCTTGGGGACTTTGCcttctcattcccctccccccccctcgaGAACCGCTTCCTCTTCCACGCTGTTTCCCCCTTTAAGAGAGGGCTCCGCGGGACTAACGTTCGAATCTGCCCTGTCTCCCGTCCTTGGCCTCTGATTGGCTCAGATGGGCGCACGAGCTCTCCCCGAACCGGTCGGAACGGTCGCTAGTGTCTCCTGATTGGCTGGCGCGAGAGAGCTATATAAGGCCGCCGGGTCGCCCGTCTGCTCTCAGTTAGCGGCGGGACTGGTTGCTAAGCTGCGGTGTCGTCGGTCGTGGCCGTGAGAAAGGGGGTCAGAGCTCGCGTCGCCGTTGTCCTGGTTGTTTGTTCAGTCGCTTTGGGCAGAGGGAGGAGCTGCCGCGTCTCCGCCTCCGCCCCCACACCCTCGCCGTAGACCGGACCAGAGGGTAGCCCCCCCGTGAGTCAGACGCCTGAGAGCTGCGGGAGGCGCCGGAACGAGGGAGGATGGAGTTCAAGCTGGAGGCTCACCGGATCGTCAGCATCTCCCTGGGCAAGATCTACAACTCGAGGGTTCAGCGCGGCGGCATCAAACTGCACAAGAACCTGCTGGTGTCCTTGGTGCTCCGCAGTGCCCGCCAGGTCTACCTGAGCGACCCCTGTCTGGGTGGCCCTGGGGCAGGGGGACCTCCGCAGCAGCCGCCGCCGCAGCAGCAGCTTCCCGGGGAGCCGGCCCCGGGCTGGGGAGAGCCGCTTCCGAAGGACAGCAGCATGGAGCAGGACCCTGAGCCCGCCGGCGCCGCCCTGGCCGGACCCGAGCCGCCCGCCCTGCCCCTGGCGCTCGGAAAGCGTCCACCCGAGGGATTGCCGCCGCCGAGAGCCGAGGCGGTGCCCGAAACCCCGAGGCGCCGCGTGGAGGCGGCGGAGGCGGagagaggcggcggcggcggcggtgggaGGGAAGGCGCCCCGGAGGGGCCGCCGCGGGCGCGGCACTGCTGCTGTCGCCGCCTCTGCTGCTCTCCCCACGGCGTCCCGCGGGCCGACTGCGGCTGCCGCCCGCGCTCGGACGAAGGggctccgccgccgccgcccgtcTGCCCTCGGAAAAGGAGCGCCTCAGGGGCTGGGGGCGGCCCCGCGGGGTGCCTGGCTTCGGGCGGCTCCCCGGTGAAGAAACCCCGCAGGGACTCGGAGGAGCAGCCGGgcgaggaggaggagatggagaccGGTAACGTGGCCAATCTCATTACCATCTTCGGTTCCAGCTTCTCCGGACTCTTGCGTAAAAGCCCTGGGGGCGGCCGGGAGGACGAGGACGgcgaggaggaggagcagcagcagccgccACCGCCGCCGTCGCCGCCGCGCGGTCCGGAAGCGGCGGAGCCCGGGCCGATGTACTGCGATAAGCCGGTGTTAAGAAACCTCAACCCCTGGAGCACTGCCATCGTGGCCTTCTGATCGCCCGGGGCCGGCGGGGGAGGGGGCGGACGCGGCGCTGCCAggcccccgccccccgcccccgcgCGGCTCCGCCCCCGGCCCGACGCGACCCCCTCCCGAGCCGGCTGGACAGCGGGACCTGTCCGGGGGCCGGGCCACGAGCGGGACTCTGCCACCTCCGCCCGGCCCCCCAGACACACGGGGGGCTTGTGTTATAAAGCTGTTTTTTGTAAGTTTATTGTTGAAGTAAGGCTTTTTTGTCACAGGGTCTTGTTTGGGGCTTgagactgggggggggagggggagggggaaggctgCGGAGCTGGGACTTTCCTCCGCCGGCGTCGAGAAGGAAGCCGCCCGGCCCCCGGTCCCCGGCTGGGGGAGGCCCAGCACTCGTGGGGGAGGAAGGGACTTTTTACACACTCCGCACACCCCGCCCGACACCTTCCTCTTCGGCCTCCCCAGGGGAGAGGGGCCAGCCTGGGGCTCGGGCTTCCTGCGTCCCCCGTCTGTTTAGCCTAGAGCTAAttctgggggtgggagagaaatttTCTTCTTGACCAACTCCAtcatctcccccttctccctcagcaccctcccacccccaataagCAAGCTTGATAAGCTTCTTAGAAGAGATCAAGCTTAGAAGAACTGAGTTTATAaggaaatatatattaaaaaaatatatatttttaaaagctctagGTCAGAATTAAACAgtgcttttaaaaagtgtttaatgAAAAAGTTTACAGATGCCCTAATGGAAAGGCCTTATGGCTTAGTAGATTTGATTACTCCCGTCTTTGTTGTATAAAGGCTGGGGGAACTTGTAGAGTTTTTGTACAGTATTTTCTTCGTGTATTGAcatttttttgtataaaatgtaACTTTACGTGTCTAACACGTATTAAATATTTTGAAGCAACTTCACCGTGTCCTTTTTTGTAATTACCTACTTTGGGATTGGGAGGAG is part of the Dromiciops gliroides isolate mDroGli1 chromosome 4, mDroGli1.pri, whole genome shotgun sequence genome and encodes:
- the IER5 gene encoding immediate early response gene 5 protein, giving the protein MEFKLEAHRIVSISLGKIYNSRVQRGGIKLHKNLLVSLVLRSARQVYLSDPCLGGPGAGGPPQQPPPQQQLPGEPAPGWGEPLPKDSSMEQDPEPAGAALAGPEPPALPLALGKRPPEGLPPPRAEAVPETPRRRVEAAEAERGGGGGGGREGAPEGPPRARHCCCRRLCCSPHGVPRADCGCRPRSDEGAPPPPPVCPRKRSASGAGGGPAGCLASGGSPVKKPRRDSEEQPGEEEEMETGNVANLITIFGSSFSGLLRKSPGGGREDEDGEEEEQQQPPPPPSPPRGPEAAEPGPMYCDKPVLRNLNPWSTAIVAF